GCGTGCTGCGGGACTACCGAGTGGTCGCGTACCCGAGTGCGCGCGGCTGCGCCGCCGCCTACTTCCCCGAGGCGAACGTGCTCGTGCCGTTGGACAGCGCGGCGAAGGGCAGCAACACCCCGGTGTCGAAGGCCGTCCCGGTGCGGCTGACACGGGTGGCGGTGCCCGCCGGCGTCTGACGCGCGCGGATCTGGCGGCGGATCTGGCCGCGACCAGGACCGGACGGGAGGCGCGTGGCGGGGCCGCCACGATCCTCCTGTCCGTCCGCTGGTCGCGCCGGGCCGTCAGCGGTCGGTGACGGACCGTCGCGCCAGGTCCGAGGCGAGCATCATGTCGGCCGCGTCGTCGACGAGCCGCTCGCCCTGCGCACGCGGGATCCGACCGGACACCACGAGCGCGGCGAGGCCCTGCATCGTGGCGGCGAAGAGCATCTTGAACGATTCGCGTGCGGCCTCGTCGGTGTCGGCGTCCCGGGGCCCCGCCGCCTGGTCGAGCAGGCCGAACAGTGCCCCGGCGGCCTCCCCGACGGCACCGGTGCGGGTGCTCGACTTCGCCTGGAACATCAGGTCCATCAGGGCGGCGTCGGCGATGGCGAAGTCGACGTAGGCGTGCGCGACGCGGCGGAAGCGGTCGGGCAGGTCCGTCGACGCCGTCATCGCCCGCTCGACCGCGGTCCGGAGGCGTTCGAAGCCGACCACCGCGAGGGCGTCGAGCAGGGCCTGGCGGTCGACGAAGTGGCTCCGCGGCGCACCGTGACTGACCCCGGCGCGGCGTGCGAGGTCCCGGAGCGACAGCCCCTCGACGCCCGAGTCGCGGAGGACCGCGACGGCCTCGTCCAGGAGCACCGCGCGGAGGTTCCCGTGGTGGAACGGCCGCTCGGTCATGTCGCCATCGTACCCAAACCAGGCATTGACTAGATAGTAGTCAGTGTCTAGATTATGGGCATGACCAACGGACGATCCCTCCTCGTGCTCGGCGCCACCGGGCAGACCGGGCAACACCTCACCCGCCTCGCGCTCGAGCAGGGCCACCACGTGCGCGCCCTCGCCCGCACGCCCGCCAAGCTCGCGGTCCGGCACGAGCGGCTCGAGGTGGTCGCCGGCTCGATCACCGACGACCAACTCGACCTCGACCGGCTGCTCGACGGGGTCGACGGCGTCGTCGCGATGCTCGGGGACCGGGTTGCCCAGCAGGACCGCCTGGTGAACACCGAGTTCGTGCAGCGCCTCGTGCCCGCGATGCGCCGCAGCGGCACACGTCGGTTCCTGTACCAGGCGGGCGGACTCAGTGCGGTGCCCGGGCGACGTCTGGCCCTGCCGCTCCGGATCGTCCGCCGCACGATCGCGAAGTCCTACGACGGGCAGCACCGGGACAACGAGGCCGTGATGCGGTACCTCGACGAGCAGGCCCGGGACCTGGAGTGGATGGTGCACCGGGCCGGCATCGGCTCGGACGGGCCGTCGCGCGGCGAGCTCCGCCGCTCGCGGCACTGGATCAGCATCGGGACGTTCGTCGACTGCGCTGCGTACGACCTCCGGATGCTCTGGGACGACGACGCCGTGCACACGTGGGACGGCAGCGCGTACGCCCGGGGGCGCTGAGCCCACGCCGGTCAGTCGCGCGGGGAACCGGGGGCGAGGTCGTAGGTCACCCACGGCGCTGAGCCCACGCCGGTCAGTCGCGCGGGGAACCGGGGGCGAGGTCGTAGGTCACCCACGGCGCTGAGCCCACGCCGGTCAGTCGCGCGGGGAACCGGGGGCGAGGTCGTAGGTCACCCACGGCGTCGCGGTGGCCACGGCGTCGTACACCCGTCGTGCCGCCGCGTTGTCCTGCGCGGTGATCCACCGCACCACGCTCGCCCCCTCGGCAGCCGCGACGGCGGCGGCCTCGTGCAGGAGTGCCGTCGCGACACCCGCTCCCCGGGCGGTCGGTGCGGTGAACAGGTCGTCGAGGTACAGCCCTATCGTGGCGGTCGACGGACGTGCGAAGCGCCGCAGGTTCGCCAGCCCGACCGGGCGGTCGTCGTCGTCCACGGCGACGAGCCCGAGCAGGCCGTGCTCGCCGCCGGACACCCATCGCCAGGTCGCAGCGACGGCGTCGGGGTCGTCGGGCAGACGGTAGAAGGCGCGGTACCCGGCGTACAGCTCCGCCCACGCCTGCTCGTCGGACGGTCGGACGGGTCGGACGCGGGGTGCCATCCCGTCAGCGTAGGGGTGGCGGTGTCGGGACGCTGGGATGTCGTCCTCCCGGTTGACGCCCCGGGCCCGAGCGCCGACCTACCGTGGGAACCGTCGCACGACCGTGCGAGGAGGAGAGGCAGCCGTGCTGCAGAACATGAGTGGGGCGCACCTGCTGGTGATCGTCGTGATCCTGGCGCTCGACGTGGTGGCGCTCCTTCAGGTGTGGCGTGATCGTCGTCGGAGCGACGTCGTCAAGGCCGTGTGGACCGTCGTCATCGTCGCGGTGCCGGTGATCGGCGTCGTCGGCTGGGCGGTGAACTGGCTGCTCGGACGCGCCGCCGCCGCGCTCGACCGGTCCCGGTAGCGCGGTCGGTGGCGGTCGCCGTCGCCCGACCTCACGCGCCCAGCGACATGTCACGGGCAGCGGCGCGCGTGACCTGTCGCTCAGCGCGAAAGGTCACCGCGGCAGTCGACCAGCCGACCAGCCGAGCGCCGACCAGCCGAGCGCCGAGTGTCGCCGCCGCCCCGCCTCACACCGACGCCTGCGTCCCCCGCACCCGCCCCACGACGACGTCCACGATCCCGGCGAGCAGCGCCGCCCCCACGAACGCGAGCGACACCCCGAGCCCGAGCGGCAGCCCTTGCGCGTAGTCGCCCTTCGAGCTGGCGAGCGCCGAGTAGAACACACTGCCCACGGCCGCGATCCCGATGGCCGACCCGACCCGGGCACCGACCTGGATGAGCCCACCGGCCGAGCCGCCCTGCTGGACGGGGACCTCGGACAGCGTCAGGGTCTGGTTCGGCGAGATCGTCAGGCCGGAGCCGACGCCGGCGACGAGCAGCGGCACCACGAGCCACCAGCCGAGCGACGGCCCGTAGTGGTTCGCGACCACCCAGATCACGCCGCCGAGCCCGAGCAGCACCAGGATCGTGCCGAACACGATGAGCTGCCGCCCGAACCGGGACACGACCCGACCGCCGATCGTCGACGCGACGCCGGACCCGATCGCGAACGGCACCGAGGACGCCCCCGCCAGCAGCGCCGAGTAGTGCAGGCCGGACTGCAGCGCGAGCGTCAGCACGAAGAACAGCGGGGTGAAGCCGGCGAAGTACACGGTCGCGAGCCCGACACCGAGCGAGAACGACCGGCGGCGGAACAGCCCGAGGTCGATCACGGGCTCCTTCGTCCGCGCGTACCGCCGTTCCCAGAGCACGAACAGCAAGGCGAACACGACCGCAGCGACGACGAGCCACCACTTCGCGTTGCTCTTCCACTCCTCGGACTGCACGAACGGCAGCAGCAGCGCGACGACCGCGGCGCCGAGCAGGACGATCCCCACGGGGTCGAAGTCGTGCTTGCGCCCGCGCTCGGCCTTCGCGGTGGCGGGCAGGTAGCGGAAGGACAGGAGGATCGTGACGAGTCCGACGGGCAGGTTCACGAAGAAGACGAACCGCCAGCCGTTCTCGGTCCCGAACGCCGTGATGAGCAGCCCACCGACGAGCGGGCCGATCGCGGTGGCGATGCCGACCGTCGCTCCGAACAGGCCGAACGCGGTGCCGCGCTCCTTCCCGCGGAACAGCTGCTGGATGAGCGCGGTGACCTGCGGCGTGAGCAGACCACCAGCGAAGCCCTGCACCAGGCGGGCGATCACGAGCACGAGGCCGTTCGGCGCGAAGCCGCAGAGGGCACTCGCGAGCGTGAAGAGCGCGACGCCGACGATGAACATCCGTCGCCGGCCGGAGGCGTCCCCGAGCCGGCCTCCGGGCACGAGCAGCAGGCCGAACGCGAGCGCGTAGCCGGACAGGATCCACTGCACGGCCTCGGGCGAGGCACCGGGCAGGCCGCTCGAGATGGACTCCAGCGCGACGTTGACGATCGACACGTCGAGCAGCACGATCCCGCCGCCGAGCAGGCAGATGACGAGCGCCTTCCAGCGGTTCGGGTCCGGCTCGTAGTCGTCGCCGCCACCGCCCGACGGGCGGGCGCGGTCCGGGGTGGTGTCCTTCGGGGCTTCCGGTGGGGTCGCCGTGGGTGCGGCGGTGGCGGCGTGGTGCGCGCCGTGGTGTGCGACGGAGGGAGCCGCATCGGGCTCGACGGGTTTGCGGTGTTCGGCTGCCATGACACGCCCACGCTAGGCTCCGGGCCCTGCGGGGTCCGGAGCGTGCGGTCCGCGGCTTGTCCCCCGTCCACGCGACCAGGCGACGGACTGGAGGCACGTGGCGGGCCCGCCACGGGCCTCCGGGCCGTCAGCGGGTCGCGTCCGCCAGCTCGGGGACGCGCACCGTCACGTGCGTGTCCACCGCGATCGCCAGCGCGGTGATCATCATCGACAACCCGACCGACGCGAGCGTGTCTGTCAGCCAGTGGTAGCCCAGGTACAGCCGGGTGACGACCTGCGCCGTGATCATCAACGCCGCGAGCGCGAACAACAGGACCGTGACCCACCGACGGTGGGTCCGCGAGGCGACGAGGAACGCCCCGATCAGGAAGAAGTCGCTCGCCCCGAGCACGTGCCCGGACGGGAACGAGAACGTGTGGTCGGGCGCGAGCAGCATCAGCCCGACGGGCGGCCTCGGGTGCCGCACGATCGGCGCGAGCAGCTGCGCGGTGGCGACGCCGAGCACCATCCCGCACGCCAGCAGCAGCGCCCGCCACGCGTGCCGCGCGAGGAGCGCCCACACCACGGTGACCACGAGCACGATGATCGGCATCCCGACCGGCCCGAACACGGTCGCGAAGAACGCCGACACCCCGGTCAGGTCCCGGTCGCGGTGCGCGTCGAACCACTGCTCGACCGGTCGGTCCAGGTGCTGCACGCCGCTGTGGCCGAGCACCCCGACGAGCATCGCCGAGAACACGGCGGACCCGACGACGGCGAGCACGACGGCCCCGCGGAGCAGGACGGCCCGCTCGGTACGCCCGACGGTCCGGCGCTCCGGGGTGAACTTCGTGTGCCACCAGCCGGGTGCCTGCGTCGCGGCGGTCACCGTTCGACCCGGGCTGTGCGACGGCGGCGGACGAGGGCTCCGACGACGAGCGGGAGCACCGAGACGACGACCACGACGATCATCACCGCGTCGATGTGGTCCGCCACGAGCGGGACGCCACCGAGCAGGACCCCGGCGGTGACGAGCACCCCGACCCAGGCCACGGCGCCGACGACGTTCCAGGTGGCGAAGCGCCCGAGCGACATGCGCGCGGTGCCGGCGGCGAGCGGGACGTAGGTGCGGACCACCGGGACGAACCGGCCGAGCACGAGCGACGCGGCACCCCAGCGGGCGAAGAACGCCTCGGACTCGTGCAGCCGCGCGGGGGTGAGCAGCCGCGCGCCGGGGCGGAACAGCCGCCGGCCGACACGCGCGCCGAGGGCGTACCCGACGAAGTCGCCCACGACGGCGGCGGTCACGGCGACGAGCGCGACCTCGCCGGGTGTGACCCCGAGCGTGGCGCTGAGGATCGCGGCGGTGACGAGCAGCGAGTCCCCGGGCAGGAACGGGAACAGGACGCCGGACTCCACGACGACGAGGAGTGCGATCCCGGCCAGGACCCACGGCCCGAAGGCGTGCAGGACCGAGGCGGCGTCGAACAGGTGCAGGGCTGCGGGGATCACTGGGCGGTCCTCCAGGCGGGGTCGGTGGATCGGTCGGACGGGGCTCGACGGGCACTCCGTCCGAGCACGCTGCGCACGGCGTCGCCGAGGCTCCGGTGGTGCCGCCACTCGCGCACGGTGAGCGCGACGATGACGACGTCGAACAGGGTCAGGAGCGCGAGTCCGACGCCGGGGTGCTGCACGAACTCGACGCCCTGCCAGACCACGAAGCCGCCGAGCGCCGCGATCGCCCACGGGTACAGCCGTCGCGACCCGCGGAAGATCGCCGCGACGATGCCGAGCTTCACCAGGCCGTGCACGACCAGGTACACGGCGGCGAACAGCGTCGCGTCCGTGCTCAGCGCCGCGACCCCGTGGCGGACGAGGTGCGCGACCGGGTCGCCCGGGTCCTCGCGGAGCTCGCCGGCGGTCAGGAGCCGGGCGACGGCCTCGACCTGCGCCGGCCGGAGCACGAGCAGCGGCAGGCCGACGAGGAGCTCGACGAGCCCGTCGACCGCCTTGAGCGCGAAGCCGACCAGGAAGACCAGGTCGAACCAGCGCTCGCGGGTCCGTGGTGTGGTGCGCATGGCACCAGCGTCGGACCGGGTCTCCCAGGAACGACCAAG
The Curtobacterium citreum genome window above contains:
- a CDS encoding TetR/AcrR family transcriptional regulator → MTERPFHHGNLRAVLLDEAVAVLRDSGVEGLSLRDLARRAGVSHGAPRSHFVDRQALLDALAVVGFERLRTAVERAMTASTDLPDRFRRVAHAYVDFAIADAALMDLMFQAKSSTRTGAVGEAAGALFGLLDQAAGPRDADTDEAARESFKMLFAATMQGLAALVVSGRIPRAQGERLVDDAADMMLASDLARRSVTDR
- a CDS encoding NAD(P)-dependent oxidoreductase, with translation MTNGRSLLVLGATGQTGQHLTRLALEQGHHVRALARTPAKLAVRHERLEVVAGSITDDQLDLDRLLDGVDGVVAMLGDRVAQQDRLVNTEFVQRLVPAMRRSGTRRFLYQAGGLSAVPGRRLALPLRIVRRTIAKSYDGQHRDNEAVMRYLDEQARDLEWMVHRAGIGSDGPSRGELRRSRHWISIGTFVDCAAYDLRMLWDDDAVHTWDGSAYARGR
- a CDS encoding GNAT family N-acetyltransferase codes for the protein MAPRVRPVRPSDEQAWAELYAGYRAFYRLPDDPDAVAATWRWVSGGEHGLLGLVAVDDDDRPVGLANLRRFARPSTATIGLYLDDLFTAPTARGAGVATALLHEAAAVAAAEGASVVRWITAQDNAAARRVYDAVATATPWVTYDLAPGSPRD
- a CDS encoding PLDc N-terminal domain-containing protein translates to MLQNMSGAHLLVIVVILALDVVALLQVWRDRRRSDVVKAVWTVVIVAVPVIGVVGWAVNWLLGRAAAALDRSR
- a CDS encoding MFS transporter; protein product: MAAEHRKPVEPDAAPSVAHHGAHHAATAAPTATPPEAPKDTTPDRARPSGGGGDDYEPDPNRWKALVICLLGGGIVLLDVSIVNVALESISSGLPGASPEAVQWILSGYALAFGLLLVPGGRLGDASGRRRMFIVGVALFTLASALCGFAPNGLVLVIARLVQGFAGGLLTPQVTALIQQLFRGKERGTAFGLFGATVGIATAIGPLVGGLLITAFGTENGWRFVFFVNLPVGLVTILLSFRYLPATAKAERGRKHDFDPVGIVLLGAAVVALLLPFVQSEEWKSNAKWWLVVAAVVFALLFVLWERRYARTKEPVIDLGLFRRRSFSLGVGLATVYFAGFTPLFFVLTLALQSGLHYSALLAGASSVPFAIGSGVASTIGGRVVSRFGRQLIVFGTILVLLGLGGVIWVVANHYGPSLGWWLVVPLLVAGVGSGLTISPNQTLTLSEVPVQQGGSAGGLIQVGARVGSAIGIAAVGSVFYSALASSKGDYAQGLPLGLGVSLAFVGAALLAGIVDVVVGRVRGTQASV
- a CDS encoding phosphatase PAP2 family protein, with protein sequence MTAATQAPGWWHTKFTPERRTVGRTERAVLLRGAVVLAVVGSAVFSAMLVGVLGHSGVQHLDRPVEQWFDAHRDRDLTGVSAFFATVFGPVGMPIIVLVVTVVWALLARHAWRALLLACGMVLGVATAQLLAPIVRHPRPPVGLMLLAPDHTFSFPSGHVLGASDFFLIGAFLVASRTHRRWVTVLLFALAALMITAQVVTRLYLGYHWLTDTLASVGLSMMITALAIAVDTHVTVRVPELADATR
- a CDS encoding DedA family protein; translation: MIPAALHLFDAASVLHAFGPWVLAGIALLVVVESGVLFPFLPGDSLLVTAAILSATLGVTPGEVALVAVTAAVVGDFVGYALGARVGRRLFRPGARLLTPARLHESEAFFARWGAASLVLGRFVPVVRTYVPLAAGTARMSLGRFATWNVVGAVAWVGVLVTAGVLLGGVPLVADHIDAVMIVVVVVSVLPLVVGALVRRRRTARVER
- a CDS encoding DUF2127 domain-containing protein — encoded protein: MRTTPRTRERWFDLVFLVGFALKAVDGLVELLVGLPLLVLRPAQVEAVARLLTAGELREDPGDPVAHLVRHGVAALSTDATLFAAVYLVVHGLVKLGIVAAIFRGSRRLYPWAIAALGGFVVWQGVEFVQHPGVGLALLTLFDVVIVALTVREWRHHRSLGDAVRSVLGRSARRAPSDRSTDPAWRTAQ